The region AATCATAATATCCCATTTTTAACATGTCTTTAATTTGTCTTGCTTTGTTTGAAACAGTCGATTTTTTTGTTCCGAAGTATTCACTTATTTGTTCTGCTGTTACATACGGTTCAAATGACTTGTCAAATAAAAAGTTTATTGAACCAATAGCGTGTATAACTGCGGCTGCCCAAATTTCAATTTTCCCACTTTTAAATGGAACATCTCTCTTTCTCCCTAATTTCAAAATTAATTTTTCACAAAGTCGATAATAGTCATCATCTAATTCTTGTGCACAAAACGAACCTGTCAGTTCCAATAATTTCTTTTCTTTT is a window of Bacteroidota bacterium DNA encoding:
- a CDS encoding DUF6398 domain-containing protein gives rise to the protein MIKEEIKKKEKKLLELTGSFCAQELDDDYYRLCEKLILKLGRKRDVPFKSGKIEIWAAAVIHAIGSINFLFDKSFEPYVTAEQISEYFGTKKSTVSNKARQIKDMLKMGYYDSDFSTQHMTGNNPFNDMVMVNGLIVPLSSIPEDLQEMVKKERAEGRDIEFTTQQE